The Peptococcaceae bacterium 1198_IL3148 nucleotide sequence GCCACTGCGGGGTCAGTTTGGGTCGTTGCAGAATTGTCCAAATACACTTTGCGCATAAGTAATGCCTCCTCGTTTACCATAACTTATTCCTGATTTGATTGCTCTATTTTTTTAGCCTCTCGACACATGTCCGCCAGGTTAATAGAATCTATAACATCGGTGATACTATCCCTTACTTTCGCCCACACATTGCGAGAAATACAATAATGAAGTTGGTCACAGTCACCGGGTTCATCTTCATTAACACATTCCAACGGTGCTATCGGACCTTCCAGCACTCTTATTATATCCCCCACAGTGATATCCTCAGGGCTACGGGCTAAAACATAACCGCCTTGTGAACCGCGAATACTTTTAACCAACCCAGCTTTGCGCAGCGAAGCAATTAGCTGCTCCAAATAATTATCTGACAATTGCTGACGTTCGGCCACCATTTTTAGCGGGATTGGACCTTTGCCATAATTTAGAGCCAAATCAAACATCGCCCTTAAGCCATAATGCCCTTTGGTGGACAACTTCAAATAACCACCTCCAGTAAAGCAATCACAAACCCTACTACTTTGATAGGGAATGTTGCTAAACATATCCTAGCACAGCACTAGGATATTTGTCAACGTTAATTCCTACCTATGCACTTGGTTTTTTTCTTTGAGCTAATTTTACTTAATTATACATATGTATGTTATTTCTTCCTTGATTTGGTTAGTTGTATGCATTAATTGTAATTATTTTAAGGGTGTATTGTGGGTTAATTATCGCTATAGTTTTTGCTACTCGCTAAGACATCGTGGCTTTTACTGTGGTTTGAATCTGTTTTGCTGTTGGGATTTAGGTTACGGAAAACCTGACACCTGCTGCACCGCTCACTTTTGGGATAGTTTCGCAGACCGAACTAATGCTCATCCAACCGGCTCCGGCAGGGTCCCCGGCAAATTCGCCGTCCATGGCTCAGTTGCCGGTGGCGCACGTCCTATGCGCCACCCTGCCTCCACCGGTCTACTTCGCTAAGTTCGGTTCACTGCTCAACTATATGTCGTTCGCTTACTGCAGCAGGTATCGGGTTTTAAAATTAATCCTTTGTTCGTAAAGCAAGGGCAAAAGCCACCTGCTTTTGCCACAGCACATGATTGAATAGCTAGTTTTAACAATTCAAAATTCATAATTGCCTTTTTATCCTTCTGATCTCGCTGATTTTATCGTTTAGTTTCTTTTCTAGCCCGAGGTTTTTAGGTTGGTAGTATTCCACTCCCACCAATTCGTTGGGTAGGTATTGCTGCGGTGTCCATGCCCCGGGGTAGTCATGGGGATACTTGTAATCCAGTCCATGGCCAAGCTTGGCAGCGCCCTTATAGTGGGCATCCCTTAAATGAACTGGCACCGAACCACAATCTTTTTTATTGATATCTGCCAACGCTCGATCTATGGCTTGATAGGCACTATTACTCTTAGGACATAGTGCTAAGTATATTACCACTTCAGACAAAATAATCCGCGCCTCGGGCATGCCCACAAAATGCACCGCCTGGGCTCCGGACATGGCCAGCTGCAGTGCTTGGGGCTGTGCCAGACCAATATCTTCTGCGGCACTGATTAACAACCGCCGGGCGATGAATTTAACGTCTTCACCACCGGCAAGCATTCTGGCTAGGTAATGCAAGGCAGCATCGGGGTCGCTACCGCGGATGGACTTGATCAGAGCCGAAGCAACATCGTAATGATTATCTCCAGATTTATCATAGTTAATCATTCTTTGCTGTAAGCAATCCTCAGCCACTGCAATTGTGTATTGGATTACCCCCTGGGCATCGGGTTCGGTGGTCAACACCCCCAGTTCCAAAGCATTTAAAGCCGTCCGGGCATCGCCACCGCTGGCATTAATTAAGTGTTCTTTGGCCTGTTGATGCAGGTTAACTTGATAATTTCCCAACCCGCGCTCCTGATCCTGCAGAGCCTGGTTGATTATCGCCTCAATATCCTGCGGGGTCAATGACTGAAATTTAAACAGGGTGGAGCGGGAACGCAATGCGTTATTCACTTCAAAAAACGGATTTTCGGTGGTGGAACCAATCAAGGTAATCAAGCCCTGTTCCACATAGGGGAGTAATGCATCCTGTTGGCTTTTATTCAGGTGATGGATTTCATCTAAAAACAGTATTACTCCACCACTACGTCTAGCTTTATCTGCCACTTCCCTTAAATCCTTTACCCCGCAAGTGACAGCATTCAATCGTTCAAAGGGTTTATTGGCACTATAAGCTATAATTTCTGCCAACGTTGTCTTGCCAGTACCCGGCGGCCCATAAAAAATAGCTGATCCTAAACGCCCAGCCTTTATCGCCCGATACAAAAGTTTGTTTTCAGCCAACAAATGTCTTTGTCCAATAAATTCATCCAATGTCCGCGGGCGCATTCTGGCAGCTAAGGGTAAATGTTCAGGGTAAAAAAGCAAATTAATTCCCCCCAAAAACATAAACTATATTTAAAAAGAGCACGTGCTCGGCACGTGCTCCAAAATAATACACAATATGTACTAAAATTATAAGTGCTTTTCAATTAATTTCTTTAATTCTTCACCTTTACGGAAACCAATGGCCCGTTCCACTTCTTTACCATCTTTAAATAAAATCATAGTAGGAATGCTCATTACTTGAAATTCACCGGCAGTACCTCGGTTTTCATCCACATTGATTTTACCCACTGTTACTTTGCCCGCCATATCAGCAGCCAATTTTTCTAATTCCGGGGCAACCATCTTACAGGGACCACACCAATCAGCCCAAAAATCAACGAGCACCGGAACATCACTGTTGCTAACCTTATCCTTAAATTCAGCGTCTGTGAGAATGACAATGTTTTCGCTAGCCATATTACTCGCTCTCCTTCCTGGATATATTGTCCAAATACAATACTATATAGCAACTTTAGATATAGTTTCTACAGTTCTAAATTATAATACCTACTAAAAGCCCTTGTCAAATTTCTAAATTTTTAGATTATACCAACAAATCCTTGACCACCACGCTGGCCAAAATTAAACCAACTGTGGCCGGTACAAAGGATATGCTGCCCGGTGGCTGCTTGCGTTCATTAGCACCGTTGTTTTGCGGGGGCTTAATGGCCGGCTCGGTGGAGTAGACCACCTTTACCCCGCTGTTGATACCAGCGTTCCTTAATTCTCTCCGCACCACCTTTGCAAGGGGACATACCGATGTTTGTGATATATCTGCCACTTTGAAGGCTGTGGGGTCCAGTTTATTGCCGGCACCCATACTGGCCACAATAGCTATGTTATTGGCTATACATCTTTTGATCAAATCTAGCTTGCCAGTGACATTATCAATGGCGTCCACCACATAATCCAAATCTGGGGTAATTAACTCCGGGCCATTCTCTGGGGTATAAAATCTTTTAATTGCTTGCACTCTTGCTTGTGGATTAATCAGTTTTATTCTCTCAGCCATTAATTCAACCTTGGCTTTACCAACTGTACTCTCCAATGCATGCAATTGACGGTTGATGTTGGTAATATCCACGTCATCGAAGTCCACCAATATTAACTCCCCAATCCCAGCCCGTGCCAACGCCTCCACAGTATAGGAGCCAACCCCACCAACTCCGAAAACCGCAACTTTACTGCTTTTTAGTTTTTCTAGCCCTTCGGGACCGATGAGCATTTCTGTTCTGGAAAACCTATGGGTATTCATGGTAACCTCCATCTGTAAAAAAGATTACTTAGCGGTGCCGGCATAAAAAATCAGTGTACAGTTAAAAATTATCTGTACACCGATTGATAAATAACCCCGCCCATGCCGTGACAGCTAAGAGTTTTTGAACCTGCTCTCACCAGGTGGGTGTCCTCCTGACTGTTTCAAGTTTCCTTATCATCGTTCAAAAGGCGTACCATCCGCAGTTCAGAGCAAGGACTCCCGTTTACTATAATGTTGGCTCAAAACTTCAAAGGCAATCCGCACACAGCAGGGTGATAAATAATTCATAATTTTGTAACATTTAATTTATTTTATGTTAACACATGCCCATTCAGTTGGCAATATTATTTTTCTTGACTTTTGCTATCTTTATTATCCTTTGTTACAGCAGTGCTTTTTATGTGCAACTCTTTAAGTTGCTTTTTATCCACATAATCTGGGGCAGCGGTCATCAAACAGGTGGCGCTGGCTGTTTTAGGGAACGCAATTACATCTCTAATACTATCTTTCCCAGCTAACAACATTACTAAACGATCGAATCCAAAGGCTACGCCGCCATGGGGGGGAGCGCCGTATTCAAAGGCATCCAACATAAAGCCAAATTTCTCCCGGGCTTCTTCGTCGGTTAAACCAATGGCTTTAAACATTTTTTCTTGCACATCCCGGCGGTGAATTCGGATACTGCCACCACCAATTTCCACGCCGTTTAACACCATGTCATAAGCCTTAGCCCGCACACTTTGGGGTTCGGTTTCCATTAGAGCTAAGTCTTCATCCTTAGGGGCGGTGAATGGGTGGTGTTTAGCCACAAAGCGTCCCTCTTCTTCATCGTACTCCATCAGCGGGAAGTCAACCACCCAGAGGAAGTTGTAGGTATTCTCGGGGATAATACCTAACCGATCGGCCAGATGCAGCCTTAGTGCACCCAGTGAAGCCGCCACCACCGATGGTGTATCGGCCACAAATAACAGTAAATCACCGGGTTTCGCTGCCATTTTATCTAAAATGGTGTTGATTTCTTCTTCGCTAAAGAACTTGGCGATTGGTGATTTAACGCCATCTTCGGTAACAATAAAGTATGCCAGCCCTTTAGCTTTGTAAATTGCTGCATAGGCGGTTAAATCGTCAATTTCTTTACGGCTGAAACCACCGCACCCTTCAGCATTGATACCTTTAACCTGACCACCATTGGCCACCACAGTTTTGAATACTTTAAAGCCACATTGGGCGGCAATTGGGGAAATATCCTTCAGTTCCATGCCAAACCGAATATCCGGTTTATCTGAACCATAGCGATCCATCGCTTCTTGATAAGACATTCTAGGCATCGGCAGGGGTACTTCCAAGCCGATGGTTTCTTTACATATATGGTCAATCATTTCTTCCATCAAGTTAGTCACATCATCCACATCAACAAAGGACATCTCCAAGTCTATTTGGGTGAACTCCGGTTGACGGTCGGCCCGCAAATCTTCGTCACGGAAACAACGGACAATTTGAAAGTATCTTTCCATGCCAGATAACATCAAAATTTGCTTAAATATCTGGGGTGACTGGGGTAAAGCATAAAATTTCCCAGGGTTTACCCGGCTGGGAACCAAATAGTCTCTGGCGCCCTCCGGCGTACTTTTGGTCAACATCGGTGTTTCAATTTCTAAAAATTCGTGACGATCCAGAAAATCCCGCACTGCTTTACCGGTTTTATGGCGTAAAACCATGGATTGTAGCATTTCCGGACGGCGCAAATC carries:
- a CDS encoding Rrf2 family transcriptional regulator; the encoded protein is MKLSTKGHYGLRAMFDLALNYGKGPIPLKMVAERQQLSDNYLEQLIASLRKAGLVKSIRGSQGGYVLARSPEDITVGDIIRVLEGPIAPLECVNEDEPGDCDQLHYCISRNVWAKVRDSITDVIDSINLADMCREAKKIEQSNQE
- a CDS encoding replication-associated recombination protein A, with amino-acid sequence MRPRTLDEFIGQRHLLAENKLLYRAIKAGRLGSAIFYGPPGTGKTTLAEIIAYSANKPFERLNAVTCGVKDLREVADKARRSGGVILFLDEIHHLNKSQQDALLPYVEQGLITLIGSTTENPFFEVNNALRSRSTLFKFQSLTPQDIEAIINQALQDQERGLGNYQVNLHQQAKEHLINASGGDARTALNALELGVLTTEPDAQGVIQYTIAVAEDCLQQRMINYDKSGDNHYDVASALIKSIRGSDPDAALHYLARMLAGGEDVKFIARRLLISAAEDIGLAQPQALQLAMSGAQAVHFVGMPEARIILSEVVIYLALCPKSNSAYQAIDRALADINKKDCGSVPVHLRDAHYKGAAKLGHGLDYKYPHDYPGAWTPQQYLPNELVGVEYYQPKNLGLEKKLNDKISEIRRIKRQL
- the trxA gene encoding thioredoxin, with the translated sequence MASENIVILTDAEFKDKVSNSDVPVLVDFWADWCGPCKMVAPELEKLAADMAGKVTVGKINVDENRGTAGEFQVMSIPTMILFKDGKEVERAIGFRKGEELKKLIEKHL
- a CDS encoding tRNA threonylcarbamoyladenosine dehydratase, yielding MNTHRFSRTEMLIGPEGLEKLKSSKVAVFGVGGVGSYTVEALARAGIGELILVDFDDVDITNINRQLHALESTVGKAKVELMAERIKLINPQARVQAIKRFYTPENGPELITPDLDYVVDAIDNVTGKLDLIKRCIANNIAIVASMGAGNKLDPTAFKVADISQTSVCPLAKVVRRELRNAGINSGVKVVYSTEPAIKPPQNNGANERKQPPGSISFVPATVGLILASVVVKDLLV
- the aspS gene encoding aspartate--tRNA ligase, with the translated sequence MQGLKRTHKCGQMNSTHVEQQVVLMGWVQRRRDHGGLIFVDLRDRWGLVQVVFSPEVDQQAFHLAEAIRNEWVIAVKGKVYARPEGTINPNMATGEVEVYADTLVVLNQAKTPPFYVEDGVDVDENVRLKYRYIDLRRPEMLQSMVLRHKTGKAVRDFLDRHEFLEIETPMLTKSTPEGARDYLVPSRVNPGKFYALPQSPQIFKQILMLSGMERYFQIVRCFRDEDLRADRQPEFTQIDLEMSFVDVDDVTNLMEEMIDHICKETIGLEVPLPMPRMSYQEAMDRYGSDKPDIRFGMELKDISPIAAQCGFKVFKTVVANGGQVKGINAEGCGGFSRKEIDDLTAYAAIYKAKGLAYFIVTEDGVKSPIAKFFSEEEINTILDKMAAKPGDLLLFVADTPSVVAASLGALRLHLADRLGIIPENTYNFLWVVDFPLMEYDEEEGRFVAKHHPFTAPKDEDLALMETEPQSVRAKAYDMVLNGVEIGGGSIRIHRRDVQEKMFKAIGLTDEEAREKFGFMLDAFEYGAPPHGGVAFGFDRLVMLLAGKDSIRDVIAFPKTASATCLMTAAPDYVDKKQLKELHIKSTAVTKDNKDSKSQEK